A section of the Rummeliibacillus pycnus genome encodes:
- a CDS encoding pyridoxal phosphate-dependent aminotransferase, producing the protein MELSTKLQNLPKQFFANLVKQVSAAIAEGKDVINLGQGNPDQPTPIHIVKAMQEATANPQMHKYSPFRGLPELKQAISHFYKREYHVDIDPDTEVSILFGAKAGLVELPLAILNPGDTMLLPDPGYPDYLSGVTLADVHFETMPLLAENDFLPDYKKLSDDVKKRAKLIYLNYPNNPTGGIATKEFYEETVKLAKENEIAVLQDFAYGAIGFEGKKPISFLQTEGAKEVGIEVYTLSKTYNMAGWRIGFAVGNAQIIEALNLIQDHLFVSLFPALQIAAVEALTGDQTCVTKQVALYESRRNALIEACNKAGWQVTAPKGSFFAWLPVPEGYTSQQFADVLLEKADVAVAAGNGFGEYGEGYIRVGLLVDEQRLTEAVKRIEKLNLFKKTAELAKQS; encoded by the coding sequence ATGGAGTTATCCACAAAATTACAAAATTTACCGAAACAATTTTTTGCAAATCTCGTGAAACAAGTTAGCGCAGCAATTGCAGAAGGCAAGGATGTGATTAACTTAGGGCAAGGAAATCCAGATCAACCTACACCTATACATATCGTGAAAGCGATGCAAGAAGCAACTGCTAATCCACAAATGCATAAGTACTCACCATTTCGCGGTTTACCTGAACTTAAGCAAGCCATCTCTCACTTTTATAAAAGAGAATACCATGTAGATATTGATCCTGATACAGAAGTATCCATACTTTTTGGCGCAAAAGCCGGACTTGTTGAATTACCTTTAGCTATTTTAAATCCAGGAGATACAATGCTACTCCCAGACCCTGGTTACCCTGATTATTTATCGGGTGTGACATTAGCGGATGTTCACTTTGAAACAATGCCACTACTAGCCGAAAATGATTTCCTTCCAGATTACAAAAAACTGTCTGACGACGTAAAAAAACGTGCTAAATTAATATATTTAAACTATCCAAATAATCCAACAGGCGGCATTGCCACAAAAGAATTTTACGAAGAGACTGTCAAACTTGCAAAAGAAAACGAGATAGCAGTTCTACAAGATTTCGCTTACGGTGCTATTGGTTTTGAAGGTAAAAAGCCAATTAGTTTCCTCCAAACTGAAGGTGCAAAAGAAGTCGGTATTGAGGTCTACACATTATCTAAAACATATAATATGGCGGGATGGCGTATAGGTTTTGCGGTTGGTAATGCTCAAATAATCGAAGCTTTAAACCTTATACAAGATCATCTATTTGTTAGTCTATTTCCAGCCTTGCAAATAGCAGCAGTTGAAGCATTAACTGGCGATCAAACTTGCGTTACAAAGCAAGTGGCTCTATACGAAAGTCGACGAAATGCACTTATCGAAGCCTGCAACAAAGCCGGATGGCAAGTAACAGCACCAAAGGGGTCCTTCTTTGCATGGCTACCTGTTCCAGAAGGTTATACCAGTCAACAATTTGCTGATGTACTATTGGAAAAGGCTGATGTAGCTGTTGCAGCAGGGAACGGTTTTGGAGAATATGGCGAAGGCTATATACGAGTAGGGTTATTAGTAGATGAACAACGATTAACAGAAGCCGTAAAGCGAATTGAAAAATTGAATCTATTTAAAAAAACTGCTGAATTAGCAAAACAATCATAA
- a CDS encoding response regulator — MNSKKILIVEDDIAIGNLIKMTIELHNYHFKLVTKGMDALKEVVSMHPDVIILDLGLPDMDGIDMILKVRTWSQIPIIVVSARGEETEKIKALDMGADDYVEKPFSVDELLARIRVALRRSVANIAIEKERPIFTNGPLTIDYLSNTVFVNHKEIHLTPNEYKLLETLSKNLGKVLTHNYLLKQVWGDALDTDIPNLRVFMATLRKKIEKDLNQAKFIQTHIRIGYRMIHWEKGEGE; from the coding sequence ATGAATTCTAAAAAAATACTCATTGTTGAAGATGATATTGCGATTGGAAACCTCATTAAAATGACAATTGAGCTTCACAATTATCATTTTAAACTTGTTACAAAAGGGATGGATGCGCTGAAAGAAGTTGTTTCAATGCATCCGGATGTTATCATTTTAGATCTTGGTTTACCTGATATGGATGGTATCGATATGATCCTAAAAGTGCGCACATGGTCGCAAATACCGATTATCGTCGTTAGCGCAAGAGGAGAAGAAACTGAGAAGATTAAGGCACTTGACATGGGAGCAGATGATTATGTTGAGAAACCTTTTAGTGTTGATGAATTACTGGCTCGTATTCGTGTTGCTCTGAGACGCTCAGTTGCGAATATTGCTATTGAGAAAGAACGGCCTATATTCACGAATGGACCACTCACTATTGATTATTTATCCAATACTGTGTTTGTTAATCACAAGGAAATTCATCTCACTCCAAATGAATATAAGTTATTAGAAACGCTAAGTAAAAATCTAGGTAAAGTACTTACGCACAACTATCTATTAAAACAAGTTTGGGGAGATGCGTTAGATACAGATATACCCAATTTACGTGTTTTCATGGCTACACTACGAAAGAAAATTGAAAAAGATCTCAATCAAGCAAAGTTTATTCAAACGCATATCCGAATAGGGTATCGCATGATACATTGGGAAAAAGGTGAAGGAGAGTAA
- the kdpA gene encoding potassium-transporting ATPase subunit KdpA yields the protein MWQMIIVLLVYLPLVLLVGRYLYKVTMKETIWGDGLFNRLDNIIYKLSGIKQQEMTGKQYIFSLLISNAVMITIGYFILRIQSVLFLNPNNIGNMETTLAFNTIISFMTNTNLQHYSGESGLSYLSQMLVITFMMFTSAASGYAVCMAFCRRLIAKTDVLGNFYVDFIRVITRILLPFSFVISLILVSQGVPQTFKENITLTTIENKQQDIALGPIAAMESIKHLGTNGGGFNGANSSTPFENPSVLTNVVEMLSMMLLPGACVVTLGLMIAYRKKRDKKVWIGKQGASIFLAMSIIFLMGVTVVFLSEKSGNPAIHAIGIDDHTGNMEGKETRFGISQSSLFTTITTAFTTGTVNNMHDTLTPLGGLVPLFNMMLNVIFGGKGVGLMNMMMYVLLTIFIACLMIGRTPQFLGKKIEAKEMKLIALCILIHPALILGFSSLAVITDGGIAGITNPGAHGLTQVLYEFASSAANNGSGFEGLQDNSTFWNVTTGLAMFFGRYTSIVLQIAIASLLAKKLVHNESVGTLNTNNTAFTVFLVAIVLVVGALTFLPALALGPITEYLQLNS from the coding sequence ATGTGGCAAATGATAATTGTTTTACTGGTCTATTTACCACTTGTCCTTCTCGTTGGACGCTACTTATATAAAGTCACCATGAAGGAAACGATTTGGGGCGATGGTCTTTTTAATCGACTGGATAACATCATTTATAAGCTGAGTGGCATTAAGCAACAGGAGATGACAGGGAAACAATATATCTTCTCTTTACTCATTTCAAATGCAGTAATGATTACTATCGGATATTTTATTTTACGGATTCAATCCGTACTTTTTTTAAATCCAAATAATATTGGAAATATGGAGACGACATTGGCGTTTAACACGATTATTTCCTTTATGACAAATACAAATCTTCAGCATTATAGTGGCGAATCGGGCCTAAGTTATTTATCTCAAATGCTCGTAATTACCTTTATGATGTTTACTTCTGCAGCATCGGGTTATGCAGTATGTATGGCATTTTGTCGTCGATTAATTGCTAAGACAGACGTACTTGGTAATTTCTACGTTGACTTTATACGTGTTATTACGCGTATATTATTACCTTTTTCCTTTGTTATTTCTCTTATTCTAGTATCTCAAGGTGTCCCTCAAACATTTAAAGAGAATATCACTTTAACTACGATTGAGAATAAGCAACAAGATATTGCACTCGGCCCAATAGCAGCGATGGAATCGATTAAACACTTGGGAACGAACGGTGGTGGTTTTAATGGTGCGAACTCATCTACTCCGTTTGAAAATCCATCTGTACTAACAAATGTAGTAGAAATGCTTTCAATGATGTTACTACCAGGGGCTTGTGTTGTGACACTTGGTTTAATGATTGCATATCGGAAAAAACGTGATAAAAAAGTTTGGATTGGAAAACAAGGCGCTTCGATCTTCCTAGCCATGAGTATCATCTTTTTAATGGGAGTTACAGTTGTATTTCTAAGTGAAAAATCAGGTAATCCAGCAATCCATGCAATTGGGATTGATGATCATACAGGCAATATGGAAGGCAAAGAAACGCGCTTCGGTATCTCCCAGTCATCATTATTCACTACTATTACAACGGCATTTACAACAGGTACCGTCAACAATATGCATGACACTTTAACACCTCTCGGAGGTTTAGTCCCCTTATTTAATATGATGTTAAATGTCATATTTGGCGGTAAAGGTGTCGGATTAATGAATATGATGATGTATGTTCTTCTTACCATCTTCATTGCTTGTTTAATGATTGGACGAACACCACAATTTTTAGGAAAGAAAATTGAAGCGAAAGAAATGAAACTCATTGCACTTTGTATTTTAATTCACCCTGCACTTATTCTTGGTTTCTCATCATTAGCTGTCATCACAGATGGAGGAATCGCAGGCATTACCAATCCAGGGGCACATGGATTAACACAAGTACTTTATGAATTTGCATCATCAGCTGCAAATAATGGTTCTGGATTTGAAGGTCTACAAGATAATTCAACTTTTTGGAATGTCACAACTGGTTTGGCAATGTTCTTTGGACGTTATACGTCTATTGTGTTGCAAATTGCGATTGCCTCATTATTAGCCAAAAAACTTGTGCATAATGAATCGGTTGGAACATTAAACACAAATAATACAGCATTTACTGTATTCTTAGTCGCAATTGTCCTCGTAGTTGGTGCATTAACATTTTTGCCAGCGCTTGCTCTTGGACCTATTACTGAATATTTACAGCTTAACTCATAA
- a CDS encoding carbon-nitrogen family hydrolase, translated as MKIGCIQLNVAFGDVEKNFTRAEAFIREAASKGAELVILPEMWNTGYALEKLDDLADVNGERTKKFLQSLASELHIHIVGGSVATKKGEGFFNTMYTVDRHGEIVGEYDKAHLFRLMDEHLHLSAGEGQNNFELGDLQAAGVICYDIRFPEWLRLHALNGAKAIFVSAQWPTARIDHWKVLLQARAIENQSFIIAVNRISSKAENFNGQSMVIEPWGEILWTGKEDEELSIVDVDFSKVDEVRKKIPVYDDRRPELYKDILK; from the coding sequence ATGAAGATAGGATGTATTCAATTAAACGTAGCTTTTGGCGATGTTGAAAAAAATTTTACAAGAGCAGAAGCGTTTATTCGAGAAGCGGCTAGTAAAGGTGCTGAGCTTGTTATTTTGCCTGAAATGTGGAATACGGGCTATGCATTAGAAAAACTAGATGACTTAGCAGATGTAAATGGTGAAAGAACAAAGAAATTCCTCCAATCTTTAGCTTCGGAGCTCCATATCCACATCGTAGGCGGTTCAGTCGCAACGAAAAAAGGCGAAGGATTCTTCAATACAATGTATACAGTGGATCGCCATGGAGAAATAGTTGGAGAGTATGATAAAGCACATTTATTTCGCTTAATGGATGAACATTTACATCTATCTGCGGGTGAGGGGCAAAATAATTTTGAATTAGGAGATTTGCAAGCTGCTGGAGTGATTTGTTATGATATTCGCTTCCCAGAATGGCTTCGTCTTCATGCTTTAAATGGTGCAAAAGCTATATTCGTATCAGCACAATGGCCAACTGCAAGAATTGATCATTGGAAAGTATTATTGCAGGCGCGTGCCATTGAAAATCAAAGTTTTATCATTGCAGTCAACCGAATCAGCAGTAAAGCAGAAAATTTCAATGGTCAGTCAATGGTGATTGAACCATGGGGAGAAATATTGTGGACTGGTAAAGAAGACGAAGAGCTTTCTATTGTCGATGTCGATTTTTCAAAAGTAGATGAGGTACGTAAGAAAATTCCAGTGTATGATGATCGACGTCCTGAATTGTATAAGGATATTCTGAAATAA
- a CDS encoding alpha-hydroxy-acid oxidizing protein: MRRFVNGQILVLFDSGIRGGADIVKHSKNAILIGRPFVYGLAIAGEDGVKRVFSNIL, encoded by the coding sequence ATAAGGAGATTTGTAAACGGACAAATCCTTGTATTATTTGATAGTGGAATCCGAGGCGGTGCAGATATAGTCAAGCACTCTAAGAATGCAATCTTAATAGGTCGCCCTTTCGTTTACGGCCTTGCAATTGCTGGAGAAGATGGCGTAAAACGAGTTTTCTCTAATATTCTATAG
- the kdpB gene encoding potassium-transporting ATPase subunit KdpB: protein METKKNSFLTKEIVATSLTSAFKKFNPIYMIKNPVMFVVEIGFFLVILLTAFPFLFHSGDHEQRLYNGIVAVVLFFTILFANFAESVAQGRGKAQVATLKKTKSSTSARVLIDGKEVVKPASELMHGDIVIVRAGETIPNDGEVVEGIATVDESAITGESAPVIKERGGDFSSVTGGTIVTSDELIIKITSLPGESFLDKMISLIEGANRKKTPNEIALSTLLISLTIIFLLVVMTLYPMLQYLNINISIATLVALTVCLIPTTIGGLLSAIGIAGMDRVTQFNVIAMSGKAVEACGDVDTLILDKTGTITYGNRMATAFLPVSGVPQEELKKAAYLSSLTDDTPEGKSIIALAKEQNVAIQNIDDLIQTSEHIPFTAQTRMSGLDTADGTTYRKGAYDTIKKQSKFVPDDLEKLIHVVSNEGGTPLVVMKNEVILGVIYLKDVVKSGLKERFKQLREMGIKTIMCTGDNPLTAAAIAKEAGVDGFIAESKPEDKIQVIRDEQKLGKVVAMTGDGTNDAPALAQADVGMAMNSGTNSAKEAANMVDLDSDPTKIIEVVEIGKQLLMTRGALTTFSIANDIAKYFAIIPAILLIGIPEMSRLNIMHLDSSTSAILSALIFNALIIPLLIPVAMKGVQYKAMSSSKLLIKNSFIYGVGGAIVPFIGIKIIDMIISPLLKTMGI, encoded by the coding sequence ATGGAAACAAAAAAGAATAGTTTCTTAACTAAGGAAATTGTAGCTACTTCATTGACTAGTGCTTTCAAAAAATTCAATCCGATCTATATGATAAAAAATCCTGTAATGTTTGTGGTGGAAATCGGCTTTTTCCTAGTCATACTATTAACTGCTTTTCCTTTTCTATTCCATTCAGGAGATCATGAACAACGTTTATATAACGGCATTGTTGCAGTTGTGTTATTTTTTACAATTCTGTTTGCCAATTTTGCAGAATCGGTTGCACAAGGCAGAGGAAAGGCACAAGTTGCAACGTTGAAGAAGACAAAATCTTCTACATCAGCCAGAGTACTGATCGATGGGAAGGAAGTGGTCAAACCAGCTAGTGAGCTTATGCACGGGGATATTGTTATTGTGCGTGCAGGTGAAACAATTCCAAATGACGGTGAAGTAGTCGAGGGAATAGCCACAGTAGATGAATCGGCTATTACTGGAGAATCTGCGCCCGTTATAAAAGAAAGAGGAGGAGATTTTTCATCCGTTACGGGAGGGACAATTGTCACAAGTGATGAACTGATTATTAAGATTACTTCACTCCCTGGAGAATCATTTTTAGATAAAATGATTTCTCTAATTGAAGGGGCAAATAGAAAAAAAACACCAAATGAAATTGCTTTAAGTACTTTGCTTATCAGTTTAACCATTATCTTTTTGTTAGTAGTTATGACTCTTTATCCTATGCTGCAATATTTGAATATCAACATTTCAATCGCAACATTAGTAGCTTTAACAGTATGTCTAATTCCAACGACCATTGGAGGTTTACTATCTGCAATCGGCATCGCAGGAATGGATCGTGTCACACAATTTAATGTGATTGCTATGAGTGGTAAAGCTGTTGAGGCATGTGGAGATGTAGATACATTAATTTTAGATAAAACAGGGACCATTACTTACGGAAATCGAATGGCAACAGCTTTCCTTCCGGTATCTGGTGTACCTCAAGAAGAACTGAAAAAGGCAGCATACTTAAGTTCTTTAACGGATGATACACCTGAAGGAAAATCCATTATTGCACTAGCAAAAGAACAAAATGTCGCTATTCAAAATATAGACGATCTGATTCAAACAAGTGAGCATATTCCTTTTACTGCGCAAACACGAATGAGTGGTCTCGATACAGCAGATGGTACAACATATCGAAAAGGTGCTTACGATACGATTAAAAAACAAAGTAAATTTGTACCGGATGATTTAGAAAAACTGATTCATGTTGTATCAAACGAAGGGGGTACGCCTTTAGTTGTAATGAAAAATGAAGTGATTCTAGGGGTGATTTACTTAAAGGATGTTGTGAAGTCTGGATTAAAAGAACGCTTTAAACAATTACGTGAAATGGGGATTAAAACCATTATGTGTACAGGTGATAACCCTCTCACAGCAGCAGCAATCGCAAAAGAAGCTGGAGTTGATGGCTTTATTGCAGAAAGTAAACCCGAAGATAAAATTCAAGTTATAAGAGATGAACAAAAACTAGGAAAAGTTGTTGCTATGACAGGTGATGGAACGAATGATGCACCAGCACTTGCGCAAGCAGATGTTGGAATGGCGATGAATTCGGGAACTAATTCTGCCAAAGAAGCAGCAAACATGGTCGATCTAGATTCTGATCCAACCAAAATCATTGAAGTCGTGGAAATTGGAAAGCAGCTTTTAATGACTCGAGGAGCACTAACAACATTTAGCATTGCCAATGATATTGCGAAGTATTTTGCAATTATCCCAGCAATTTTGCTGATTGGTATTCCAGAGATGAGTCGTTTAAATATTATGCACTTAGACTCTTCAACCAGTGCTATTTTATCAGCGCTTATTTTCAACGCCCTTATCATTCCCCTGCTTATTCCTGTGGCGATGAAGGGTGTGCAATATAAAGCAATGAGTTCATCCAAACTACTAATCAAAAACAGCTTCATTTACGGAGTTGGGGGTGCCATTGTTCCTTTTATCGGTATTAAAATCATTGATATGATCATTTCACCATTGTTAAAAACGATGGGCATATAA
- a CDS encoding glycine C-acetyltransferase yields MMTLSNVLNKFVNDNLQQLRDQGLYNEIDPVEGANGPVIQVRGKKLINLSSNNYLGLATNPELKEVAKKTIDTYGVGAGAVRTINGTLDLHVKLEEKLAEFKGTEAAISYQSGFNCNMAAISAVMDKNDAILSDQLNHASIIDGCRLSKAKIIAFNHSDMEDLRKKAKEATESGLYNKVMVITDGVFSMDGDIAKLPEIVEIAKEFDLITYVDDAHGSGVTGKGKGTVKHFGLQNEIDFQIGTLSKAIGVVGGYVAGKKNLIDWLKVRSRPFLFSTALPPGDVAAITRAVQMLIDSTELCDKLWENGDYLKAGLKKLGFNIGHSETPITPCIIGDEKLTQQFSARLIEEGVYAKSIVFPTVPKGTGRVRNMPTAAHTKEMLDEALTIYEKVGKELGVIS; encoded by the coding sequence ATGATGACCTTGTCTAACGTACTCAACAAATTCGTTAATGACAATTTACAACAACTTCGTGATCAAGGTTTATATAATGAAATCGATCCTGTCGAAGGTGCTAATGGTCCAGTTATTCAAGTACGTGGTAAGAAACTGATCAACCTATCTTCAAATAACTATCTTGGTTTAGCGACAAATCCAGAGCTAAAGGAAGTTGCTAAAAAAACAATCGACACTTATGGCGTAGGTGCAGGTGCCGTTCGTACGATCAATGGTACGCTTGATTTACATGTGAAATTAGAAGAAAAATTAGCAGAATTTAAAGGAACAGAAGCTGCTATTTCCTATCAATCTGGTTTTAACTGTAATATGGCAGCTATTTCAGCTGTAATGGATAAAAATGATGCGATTCTTTCTGACCAACTAAATCATGCCTCTATTATTGATGGTTGTCGTCTATCAAAAGCGAAAATTATTGCATTTAATCACTCTGATATGGAGGATCTTCGCAAAAAAGCGAAAGAAGCAACTGAATCAGGTCTTTACAACAAAGTTATGGTGATTACCGATGGTGTCTTCTCGATGGATGGTGATATTGCAAAACTTCCTGAAATCGTGGAAATCGCAAAAGAATTTGACCTTATTACATATGTCGATGATGCTCATGGTTCAGGTGTAACAGGTAAAGGAAAAGGAACTGTTAAACATTTTGGTTTACAAAATGAAATTGACTTCCAAATCGGTACATTATCAAAAGCAATCGGCGTTGTTGGTGGTTATGTAGCAGGTAAGAAAAACTTAATTGATTGGTTAAAAGTTCGTTCACGTCCATTTTTGTTCTCAACTGCTCTGCCACCTGGTGATGTAGCAGCGATTACTCGTGCTGTTCAAATGTTAATCGACTCAACAGAACTATGTGATAAGCTTTGGGAAAACGGCGACTACTTAAAAGCAGGTTTGAAAAAACTTGGCTTTAACATCGGCCATTCCGAAACACCAATTACACCATGTATTATTGGTGATGAAAAACTGACACAACAATTCTCAGCTCGTCTAATCGAAGAAGGCGTTTATGCAAAATCAATTGTCTTCCCAACCGTTCCAAAAGGTACTGGTCGTGTACGTAATATGCCGACTGCTGCTCATACGAAGGAAATGTTAGACGAAGCTTTAACTATTTATGAAAAAGTAGGGAAAGAATTAGGGGTTATTTCTTAA
- a CDS encoding sensor histidine kinase, with product MTHSLNRESGQLKIFLGYAAGVGKTYAMLKEAKEQLEQGTDVVIGYVEPHPRRETNALIEGFEVVPTKDFSYKGKLFKELDLNGIIQRSPNLVLIDELAHTNIPNLRHPKRYGDVQELLNQGINVYTTLNIQHIESLHDLVEEITQIKVRERIPDAIVDQASQIKLVDIEPEELIKRLKEGKIYKQPYVEKALNHFFQHDNLIALREIALRRIADTIHLKTKCIQQSSIQNNVLEHILVGISSSPTNAKVIRTAARLAQALHGKFTALYVDRENNSMLSKADEERLKDHMKLAQQLDGNVVIVQEDSVATALANYAQISGVTKLVIGRTMTKSSFWGRTKITDKLNELLPNLSIYIVPDQENTPKKRMDFKTDFNLQPLDFLKMIFVFMIVALVGLFFKSLGISEANIITIFILGVLIVAVWTTGWLMNIISSLVAVLSFNFLFTKPIFSFEAYHPDYPMTFIIMFISGIITSSLTKKVKMQERQAIQKSYRMETLLEINRKLQSASSYEQLIEEGSLEIIKITERPVCFYFVDDKKIIKHTFYKSPFLSAAQNREQKHQFNNKNEIAIVHWVINNQRTAGMTTDVFKEAYGYYIPFLSNNKVIGVIGISLHKKEQLPSFERQVLHAILNDFSLALDKWQLLRINENVRREKELEQIQSNLLRSISHDLRTPLTSISGHADILKTNDQKMSENQRQTLYEDIYYNANRLVQLVENLLAVSKLSNGHFPLQIQEELLEDVIHDAIHQLSKNSTRPIQAYIEPEFLLAHMDTRLIGQVLINLLDNAVSYTPYESSIAIYAFGKENTVIVEVRDTGDGISDEQKKELFQTFKKSQMEQSDAKRGLGIGLSLCQTILKLHESELTVRDNIPHGAIFSFYLKKGGQ from the coding sequence ATGACTCACAGTTTAAATCGTGAAAGTGGTCAGTTAAAAATTTTCTTAGGATATGCAGCAGGGGTTGGGAAGACATACGCTATGTTAAAAGAGGCTAAAGAGCAACTGGAGCAGGGCACTGATGTCGTCATCGGTTATGTTGAGCCACATCCACGCAGGGAAACAAATGCACTAATTGAAGGTTTTGAAGTAGTACCTACAAAAGACTTCTCCTATAAAGGTAAGTTATTTAAGGAGCTAGATTTAAATGGAATTATTCAACGGTCGCCCAATTTAGTTTTAATCGATGAACTAGCTCATACGAATATACCTAATCTTCGTCATCCGAAGCGTTATGGAGATGTTCAAGAACTCCTCAATCAAGGCATAAATGTTTATACAACGCTAAACATTCAGCATATTGAAAGTCTTCATGATCTTGTAGAGGAAATAACTCAAATTAAAGTACGAGAACGAATTCCAGATGCGATTGTCGACCAAGCATCACAGATTAAACTGGTTGATATTGAACCAGAGGAATTAATCAAACGATTAAAAGAAGGAAAAATATATAAACAACCTTATGTAGAAAAAGCATTAAATCACTTCTTTCAACACGACAATCTGATTGCGTTAAGAGAAATTGCGCTTCGGAGAATTGCGGATACTATTCATTTGAAAACAAAGTGTATACAGCAAAGTTCTATACAAAATAATGTACTTGAGCACATTCTAGTAGGTATTAGTAGTTCTCCCACGAATGCAAAAGTGATTCGAACTGCTGCTAGACTTGCACAAGCATTACATGGTAAATTCACTGCACTTTATGTTGATAGAGAAAATAATTCGATGCTCTCAAAAGCAGATGAAGAACGATTGAAGGATCATATGAAATTAGCGCAACAGCTAGATGGTAATGTTGTCATTGTTCAAGAAGACAGTGTTGCTACTGCACTTGCAAATTATGCGCAAATTAGTGGTGTGACAAAATTAGTTATTGGAAGAACGATGACAAAATCGAGTTTTTGGGGACGAACGAAAATAACAGATAAGCTTAACGAACTTTTACCTAATTTATCGATCTACATTGTTCCCGATCAAGAAAACACGCCAAAGAAAAGAATGGATTTTAAAACTGATTTCAATTTACAACCTCTTGACTTTTTGAAGATGATTTTCGTTTTTATGATTGTAGCGCTTGTTGGGTTATTCTTTAAATCACTTGGCATTAGCGAAGCAAATATTATTACGATTTTTATCTTAGGGGTTTTGATTGTTGCTGTCTGGACGACCGGTTGGTTGATGAATATTATCAGCTCACTTGTTGCAGTATTAAGCTTTAACTTTCTATTTACGAAACCTATTTTTTCGTTTGAAGCTTATCATCCGGATTATCCCATGACATTTATCATTATGTTCATTTCAGGAATTATTACAAGTAGTTTGACTAAAAAAGTGAAAATGCAGGAACGGCAGGCTATTCAAAAATCCTATCGCATGGAAACCTTACTGGAAATCAATCGTAAGTTACAATCAGCCTCATCATATGAGCAGTTAATTGAAGAAGGTTCTCTGGAAATTATCAAGATAACGGAGAGACCGGTTTGTTTCTATTTTGTTGATGATAAAAAAATAATCAAGCATACTTTTTATAAATCACCCTTTCTTTCTGCAGCTCAAAATCGTGAGCAGAAGCATCAATTTAATAATAAAAACGAGATTGCAATCGTCCATTGGGTAATTAATAATCAACGTACCGCGGGTATGACAACAGATGTTTTTAAAGAAGCGTATGGCTATTACATTCCTTTTCTATCAAATAATAAAGTAATAGGCGTAATAGGTATTTCTCTTCATAAAAAAGAACAGTTGCCATCTTTTGAACGGCAAGTGTTGCATGCAATTTTAAATGATTTCTCACTAGCACTTGATAAGTGGCAGTTATTACGTATTAATGAGAACGTACGTCGCGAAAAGGAATTGGAGCAAATTCAATCCAATCTCTTACGTTCTATTTCACACGATTTACGTACCCCACTCACAAGCATTTCAGGCCATGCAGATATATTAAAAACGAATGATCAAAAGATGTCAGAAAATCAGCGGCAAACACTGTATGAAGATATCTATTACAATGCTAATCGTCTTGTCCAACTTGTAGAAAATCTACTAGCTGTTTCGAAACTTAGCAATGGACATTTTCCTCTTCAAATTCAAGAGGAATTACTGGAAGACGTTATACATGACGCTATTCATCAACTCTCAAAAAATAGTACTCGACCAATTCAAGCGTATATTGAGCCTGAATTTCTTTTAGCACATATGGATACGAGGTTAATAGGGCAAGTTCTCATTAATTTACTTGATAATGCAGTAAGTTATACGCCTTACGAAAGTAGTATTGCTATATATGCCTTTGGAAAGGAAAATACTGTAATTGTTGAAGTGCGAGATACTGGGGATGGCATTTCAGATGAACAAAAGAAAGAGCTATTCCAAACATTTAAAAAGAGTCAAATGGAACAAAGCGATGCTAAGCGAGGATTAGGTATCGGTTTATCGCTGTGTCAAACTATTTTAAAATTACATGAAAGTGAACTAACTGTACGAGATAATATCCCTCATGGTGCGATTTTTAGTTTTTATTTAAAAAAGGGGGGGCAGTGA